The genomic stretch AAGGTTTGGCttcgtctgcactgcagaaacaatccggtttgataccgctttaactgccatggctcaaagatGCTCCGGCGGCAAGGCTCGCCTGCTTTGATCTCATGTGTAAAACTTTCCCCCCCAAACTTCCCTCTAAGAGGCTGGATGGATCGGGGCTGCTTCTATTGTAATCCACACcgtggaaataacccagttcgagaccgcttggacagccctggctcagtgctagacaattctgggaactgttgtgtttgggGGACACTgtcagcctcctctgtcagagagctctggtgccacactgagttacaattcccaggattccttagcactgagccagggctgttcaaactgggttgtttctgcagtgcgtttgggACTTCAGAGTAGATGATCCTTGAGGTATCTCTCGAATCtcttgaaatgttgttgttgttgttgttgttgttgttgttgttgttgtgtgcctccaagtcatttgtaTGGCGACCCTATAGCTAAgctttcatgaggttttcctggcaagttgtTTTTCCCAGAGGGGCTTTGCCAATAATGTTAGGGTTTTCTGGTGggcttcttttctccccccccagGCAGAAATCCAGCAGGTaaggctctctctctcatacacacagagATGAGCAGCTGGATTtccacatgctgtcagcctcagaggaaggcaagagcaaacctttTCTGATCAACTCTTGAGTCCCTTCTGAAATGAAATGactaaataaagaagaaaactccaggatagagTCATCGCCAGAAGTCAAAAAAGGCTTGAAAGCACACCGCAGCAACAAAAGCCTCTCTCACAGGACTGAGGAGCTAGATTTCTACCTGAGGGGCAACCATGAAAGGCACAGAAAAGTCTTGTTTTAGGGGGAAGGAGTTGCCTATGTGAGGAAAGGGGAGCAGAGTGTCCTACCCACCAAGAAGgacaaaacccaaacaaacccaaAGCACTCCtacaaatgtaaatccatgcttctttccCATGCTCCAAAAAGGAGGGctctttggaatccctcctgggcaaGAAGGTTGACATGGAGGGCAAGTCCTGGAGAAAAATAAGGAGGACCTGCCTGGTCACTCTAAAGGGGGTCCCATGGAAGAAAAAGGCACGTTTTTGCTTTGCCATCCTGGAGCAGGAGAAGGTCTGATGATCGGGACTGAAAATGTGAAATGAATCCAAAGAAGTGTCCCCAGCCCGCCGGCTTCCTATAGTTTGcaatttgcaaagggatctttgtagcaccttggacagcCTACTTCTTCTTTTGGAATTTAAGATCTCTTTCAAAACTCTATTCATTCAGCAACATGAAAAGGGAGCACCTGGGAGACTCCCTGAAAGCAAGAAGTTGGGAGCAGGAGCTTTGGGAGACTTGCATGCACCTGATGAAGGAGACAATATATCCCTACAAGTCACCTTTGAGCTTTCATGGCATCCATCCCTCTCTACTTGCCCTGCAACTCTCTCACAGGCATTTAAGATCTCTTCCAAACCTCTCTTCATtcatcaatatgcaaagggatcatagCACCTGGAAGACTCCCTGAAAGCaagaagctgggagcaggagCTTTCTTAGGACTTGAATTTCCTAGACTTGAGTTTCCTCAAGTGGaggaaagctcctgctcccagcttcttGCTTTCAGGGAGTCTTCCAGGTGCTGCAAGCTCCCTTTGCATCCTGGTTTTTCCAGACAGGGAAAGGACAAGCCTGATCATTGTTCCTGCcttctctgctccccccagatgccTTCTCTCCCCCCCTGGATCGATATCCCATTACCGACTCCGGCCTATCTCCCTTCCGCACCTTGCAGGGACCCTCTTCAAACCGCTTTCCTTCTCCCCCAGCCCTCCTCTTGTCTGATCCTAATATTCTTCGATTAAAACTTACCTTTAATAGATGACATCTATCGATCTGCCCCTTCACAAATCTGAAACTCTATTAGGAGGGCtggggaagaagaagatggaaaaaGAGCAGGGGAGGGGGCtgcagaagagaggaggaggtgggaagagGCAGTTTTTTTCTCATCCTCTCTGTGTGTCTTGTGTTGTTGTGCCTTTGAGTTTCCGACTTAGAGTGACACTGtcacatgattttcttggcaactttcttcagaagggtttttttttgccgTTGCCACCCTCttaaggctgagagggtgtgactggatcaaggtcacccagtgggatttcaaGAACTGATATTAGACAATGTGTAAAAAAGCGTACACTCCCTATGAAAGAGACACAACTTCAACTCCTGAGTACACTAAGGCTATGAAAAGCTAGAAGCGCTGGAGCAGGCCAACTTCTGCAGCACAGGATTTAGGGACatttcgaacccaggtctccagaatcctgGTCCAacgctgagagagtgcgacttgcaatataattttaaaaacaaccctGCCCTAACACATTCCTCTGCCTGTCTCCTTTGACCTCACTCTCCTTGAATCCATGGGACAGTGTGCATAAGATTGCAgggttttaaagaattttttaaaaaagcacatgaATCTGCTCCAGCTTCCCTCAGATTAATTTCCGAATTTTCAGAATAATTTTGTTGGAAGGGACCGCTTGGAAATGACAGAAGTGTTGACAGGAGGATGCAGTCAGAAAAGGTGCAATCCTGCCTCTCCTAATATTTGCAGGTACCTACTAAAtaaatgagccagtgtggtatagtggtttcagtgactctatgactctagagaccagggtttgattcccagttcagtcatgtaaagctactgggtgaccttgggaaagtcacactctctcagcaatggcaaaacccctctgaacaaatcttgccaagaaaatcccatgataggtttgccttagagtcgccatatgctggaaatgacttgaaattgCACAACAataaactaactaaataaaaagcaatggcaaaccccttctgaagaaactggccaagaaaaccctatgggtcatcctaagttaaaaatgacttggaggcacacaatagcaataacaacttCTTTTTGATCATCTGCAATCCCCAATTCTGATATAGAGGGGATTGATTCCCCTATTCTTAatccctcatttaaaaaaatatattaattaaaaaaaaatcagatgtccGCACAGCTTTGGAGAAATCAAAAGAACTAGGGTTCAAGCTTTCCTAGGCACCCATGTCCCTTCGGTGCACATTTTGAAAGGCCAAAGCAGATTCCTTGGAGAGAGACGGGTTTTGTTCCATAGTCTGTATTTCCCGTGTGTTTGTGTAACCAAAACATAGGAATATTTATTGGAATGATCCTTTCCTAAATGTAATAGTTTAGCAAGGCAGATTAACTTAGAGGGAGTTAACTTTCAGGTAAACATGCTCTGaacatgctgctgctgttgtgaacATTCAATGGAAGGTGCTCAGTTTGTGACTTGTACGTGAGAAGTTTTTCCTTCAAGTCAACAACTGGGGGTCCCCTTTTCCTTTGCCCCTTTTCTAGAGGCTCTGCAGCTGGCTGAGTTGCACGGGAAAGACAGCAGATATGCTCAAGAGCTCAGTTTAAGCTGTGTATTGCTAAATCTCTCATTTAATGCAAatacatcttgtagcacctttgagatccactgaaagaaagaagttggtagcatgagctttcccactAGAATTCAGCCTACTTCCGCAGATGCATGTTTGGGAAGTGTGTGAGAATATCAAtccaaattcaaaaccttgtatgTATGGAAATGAGGTGGCCTCCAAGATTGCATATATTTCAAGATTAAAGTTTCAGAAAATACTGCATATCTTCCAGGATTACAACTGCCCGGAGGGCCACAGATCCAACATAATTCCATTCCTACTCTTATTGAATTTGCTACTTGCAGGACCAGACTGTCTGACTGGGATCCATCTGTCCCAGGATTAAAGTGGTAGGAAGTCAAGGATAGATTAttggggagtttatcaaacgggacaggaggctctcaatttcggaAGAAAAGATAGcaaggtcaatttgaaaattcacacaattacgtgattacttatcacaccttaaattcgctgtaatggcctccccaaacgcgacccagattctgtgcaaagtaagccatcacatcagtgggttcttaattgtgaattggcacccttgcgcatgctcggtgagactccagatgactggagcatagcatatttaggcgagtgagagagaggaaccaaggaaccccaaaatttacaaaagaggttggagaggtgggaagaatggttgaaagaacatgctctattcacgttaaaacgagcatacattcactcttgtcacattaaaacatgaatataatggttatccaatagctcccggtccatgccttttaattagcaggcagcagcccccccctcagcaatgctgaaggacaagcagaagcaaaattgaagtggaattgcagcatggcttcatgggaacccccccttccagattgagggggggggaaaccaggaccaaaggagacatgtacctcacaccaaacaacagcgcactgagagagaagttgcctaggaataggggtttgtgacttcactaattcaccaaatttacttaattgTGGATTGACACGTGATTGCATTCAGAGTGTTGTTTGGACTGCCAGCAATcgtgtgtggtaaccttttgtgcaatatcgtgaatacacatgattgggttcaggatgacactggattatacttccaatttcagttgtgtgatatccTCCTGGGTTTGGTATGGGTAAAGAGGTGGTCTGAACCGAAGTCCCACCACTGGCCTCCCCCCTCTGGCTGCTCACAAAGCACCCCCGGTCTCTCCACAAGCAGCATAACTAGAGGTCCTCCTTTGTTATATACATGTCTAtgtatatgagtgttttgagttTTTCTTTGGTCatctcctacattttttcttgaaggtcctacattttgcagtggttTGTCCagaatgaccagatgtcctaatttcagaggaggacaaggccccacaaaatgtagggccttcaagaaaaatgggggacattgcaacctaaaagctaaaaacattcatataattgccatagatgctggcaaaacatcaggaagaaactcttctagaacatggccacattacccgaaaaactcacaaaagactatggatgccgcccatgaaagcctttgacttcacactcaTATAattgtaaatccatgcttctcagtcacacttaaaatggaggacattttgaaattcctcctggacagaaggtcaaaatggaggacatgtcccagaaaaggaggatatgtctggtcactctggccttgtcctcctttgcagttaggacatctggtcatcctgtccATGAGGCCACTCCCTTGGGAGAAGGTATGCTTCTGGGCAGGGAGATGTGCCTTAGGGGGCAGGGGGACCAGGGGgcatccttttccaggatatgtcctacatttcagccttctgtccaggaggaatctcaCAATGTCCTTCAttctgagcatgattaagaagcttAAATTTATATGGAACTTTCTtttgggcatgtcctccatttgggcaaccaaaatggtaaaggcctggaaaccataccttatgagtaGAGACTTAGGGTActgatatgtttagcctggagagaaaacagctaagatgtgatatgatagccctgtttaggtatttgatggggtgtcatattgaggatggagcaactttgttttctgctgctccaaagattgGAAtactgagcaatggatgcaaattacaggaaaagagactccacctaaatattaggaggaacttcctgacagtaagagctgttcgacagtggaataatctgcctcagagagtggtggagtctccctctttggaggtttttaaacagaagctgggtagccatctattggggatgctttgattgtgtgttcctggatAGCagtggtttggactggatggtgcttggggtctcttccagctctaggattctatgaaaacagGGAAGAGCACCATAAAATGGTTTGATTATTAAGCagaaaaccagtgtggtgtagtagtttgagtcgTGGACTACCACCCTGGGGATAGATgttccttgaggtctcttccaactctaggattctaagattctatatgtatttttattttattttattttaaaatgttatttatacaCTGCCCTTCAgacctaaaggctatcagagcggtttacaattattatttttaattagatggttcccttttacaatctaaaaagacacaacacaaaaggagaagggaatggtggtggggaaggtgaTCAGGTCCAACGGTTCTTCTTTATAAGTGTCTTGACCTTTCTTTTGGCCATGCTGTCCATGTGTCTTGAATCTCCTACATTTGGCAGTGCCATGCCCTCTTTGAAGTGAGGACATATCTGGTCCTCTGTCCCTTTataaggagtcctggtggtgcagtagttaaatgctggtactgcagccacaagctGTATGTTCCATCGCAGAGGAAGGCCTCAAGGTGCACTCCGCCTTCCATCCTGTTGgaagtcagtaaaatgaatattcAGCTTCTTGGTGTTATTGGCTCgcacattgtaaaccacatagggcagtggtggcaaacctatggcatgtgtgccctctctggtacgcagagctctctctgtgggcatgtgGTCTCTTCGTCCTCTTCCCCCGTCTTCCTGTCCCTTCAATTGTCTCTGGGAAgacagttaaagggatgggagaATGGAGGAAGAGGGCGAGCTagtgcacacctgttcctcctctttccctgccctcctATGCCTTTAACTGGCTTTCTGAACTGCCTGTTCCTTCCCTTTTCGTTCCGTGCCTTTGGTTGGCTCCCAGATCTGGTGAAAGACACAGGAGGgcagaggaaggagcagaggggaggttgcccTTGCATCCcttgaagttgagagagtgtgacctgtgtGTGTGGTACCTccactatcatggagttttcttggcaagttttgtcagaggggggtttgctattgctagcctgaggctgagagagtgtgccttagATTTTTTCCTGGATGTCCCGTCcctagaagtcctgcccccagaaggtagaagccctgcccctggaagtcccatcccAAGAGGTAGAAGTCCCGCCCCTGGAAGTCTCCCCCCCCCAGTACCAGGTGATACCTGGTACAGGAATGCCGCTGAATTTggacactcagtctctaaaaggttcaccattactgACTTAGGGAGTGCAggttcattgataagcagtatagaaatgcatttactattgctattgctttagcACCTGGTTGTGTGGGGTGTGCGTGTGAGTAGAAGAATGTGGTGTCCTTCCTTCCCTGACACTTCTCCCTCTTGTGTCTCTCTAGATGCAAAAGGCAACCTCGGAGAGCTTGGAGCATCCCTGGAAGCATCGGAACCAGAGGCACTTGATGGTGAGGCCAGGAGTCGCCTAGCAGGGCCGGGCTCCCCCTTGCTGGActtccctgcctcctcttcttcacccTCGGACCCAGGGGAGCCCTTCTCCCCCCTGCCGCCTCTGCCGTCTTCCTCGAAACGTCGCCGGTTGGAGGTCAGCAGCTGCTCCAAGCCCCGTCGGGCCCGGACGGCCTTTACTTATGAGCAGCTGGTAGCCCTGGAAAACAAGTTCAGGGCCACCCGGTACCTGTCAGTGTGCGAGCGCCTCAACCTGGCCCTCTCGCTTAGTCTCACAGAGACTCAGGTCAAGATCTGGTTCCAGAACCGGAGGACCAAGTGGAAGAAGCAGAACCCAGGTCTCGATGGCACTGGACAGCCTGGGAGCAACACAGGGAACCCCcctggaggtggtggtggaggaggaagggtgtGCAGTCCCAGCCCCCCAGGCCCCATTGCCTTAGCTTCCTACCAGACTTTCCCCTCGTACGCCCCTTCCAACCTCCTCTTCCCAGCCCCGGCACCTCTTTCTTTGGCGGCAGCCCCAGGAGGGggaccctttccttccttcctcagcccCACATATCTGGCCCCCTTTTATAGCCCACacttatagaatcctagagttggaaaagaccccaaaggccacccagtccaaactcttctgccatgcaggaagataccatcatagaatcatagagttggaagcaatagcaatagcatttatatttctataccgcttaattgtgaactcagcactctataagcagtttacaatctgtaagctaattgcccccaacaagctgggtgttcattttactgacctacaaagggatggaggaaggctgagtggaccttggagccctgggatcgaactcgcaATGTTATGGCTagaatactggcatttaaccactgtgccaccagggctacttggaagagacctcaagggtgaACCAGACtgagagtcttagtccagcactcaaaccactacacaacactggctttcAGCTTAATAGTTGGCCCATTTTATGGTGCTGCTGGAGACGTGGATCTCTttcctctcatagaatcatagagagacctcaagggccatccggtccaaccccctgccatgcaggaacacacaaagcacccccaacagatggccatccaacctctctttaaagacctccaaagaaggaaagtccaccactccctgagggaatgtcttccactgtcgaattgCAATTACTGCCAGGaaattcttcctcatgttgagcaggtatttttttctctgtagtttgaatctattactCTGTgacctagtctttggagcagcagaaaacaagcttgctccatcctcaatatgacaccccttcaaatatttaaacagggctatcatatcacctcttaaccttctcttctccttgttTAAGACGACTCTCTTCAGTGCTGAGTTTCCAGACCTTGTTTTGGAATGAGGTAGAGAGGAGCAAACGCCAAAGGAACAGAAATTATAATAAGACACCAGGTCTTAATCCTCTCCACATGTCTTCTGAATTCAGCCACCCTGTgatcaccattattattactcTCATTAGGTGCATTTTGAGTGTTCTGTGGATGGGAAAAGAGAAGGGCAAGAAATAATGATGATAAAGATGGACTCCTTCTGTACCTTTCCATGAGAAAAAGCAAACAAgaatggcttgttgttgttgtgtgccttcaagtcgtttccaacatatggcaaccctaaggcaaacctattgtggttGTATGCAAAGGCCTGGTCTCCTAATGTAGAATAAACTTGAacaattatggggttttcttggcatgatttgttcagaggaggcttgccattgccttcccctgaagctgagagagtgtgacttgcccaagatttcatggccaggtggggaactgaaccctggttttcagagtcatagtccaacactcaaccactactaTACAAGTTAAAAGTGTGACATCCCTTTGGAAGCAGAGGGAACTTTAATGCAAGCATCTGGATTTATCTCCTTTTTACACAAAACAGAGCAAGTATGCAGTACTTGATATTTATATGACTGATGCCTAATCTGTACAGAATGGAAGAAGACACAGATGTTGTGGATTTAACAGCCAGCAAGGGCAACTAaagctgcttttctttctcctcccctctgTAATTTTATTCCCTTCAACTGCCTGGACACCCATTTAACCAACATAATTCCATTTCCACTCTTGTTGAATTTGCTACTTGCAGGACCAGTCCATCCAATTGGGACCCATGCTGCATGACCCTGCTTTAACCAGTGACTTCTCTCCCTAGATGGGAATACAGGATGTGTGTAATAGCGGCATATGCAAACTGTAGATTGGAAATGAAGATagtattttaataaaatgtgCATAGCAtcttgtacagtattttaaagtaACTGTTCTCATGGGTTGGGTTGGGTTTGGAACACGAGGGAGCAGCATAAACATCATATAGGATTCAATAAAATATTAAGTTAAAAATGGGGCAAATCCTAAGCAAGTTTAATCACAATATAAACCCtatagtgtttttgttgttgtgtgccactaGTTGCTTGGACAAAACAGTAGTGTTTGAGTGGGTGcatacttttgcctgagccccaATCTTGGATTGTATTTTCTTTCAAAGCAAAACAAGAACCTAAAAAGATTTATTTGGCATAGATTGACAAGAACTCACTTCGGACGTTTGAAATATTATTCTCATTTGGTGCAAATAGAGATTGGGGAGACGCCCTCCctccaatgctatgggattccaaCTCCTATCAACCACAGCCAGCAAGCCAGGAAGGATGAGGGCTGTCATCCCAAAATATGTGTAGGGCTCCCCAGGAATTAAGAATTAATGTGATTGCTAGGGCTGTGGTTGTATATATGTAATACCTGGGTCTCCGTTCTGAGAAACctatacccttcaactgtcctgatttggtaagAATAGTCCCAAtcaatcctttgtcatcccacttttacagctccttttaaaatgtcccagttcctctcttctcatctcactttcttcctttgtcctcagtaaGCCTTTGTCCTCAGTGTGCTTGGGGagtgggaggaaaggatggggcAGAGttgtgcccttcccagtaggcttgagAAAAATAAACTGCTATAGCCCCTCCTAGCTTGTGCGATTTCtaagaactgttctaaagcgttctcagaaatcgcgccctctggaacggagggaGACGCGATTGGAACGCctggcggcagtggcagcattcccttgtgcagtaaaattcagatcttagccccatcccattccgtgAGCTCCCGTGTGCGCACACATTTTGTAACGCAaatagggcctgtgcgataagcttGACACTGTAAGAGAAGGCGCTCCTAAATGGGAGAGATTTCAGGTCAAACTGCCACTTTCATGAACCCACTGGCTAATCTTAGGCATGTTTCTTCCTCTAACCCCATCTCTCTTGGAGCCTCAGAGTATTTCTCAGCGCTAGCAGTCAAAAACCTCTGTGAAGCTATTccatctttttccccctctttacaCTTTAATTGATTTTCTCTGGTAAGAAAATGAAGACAAAAATGGGGGAAAGATTGTGGGAAGAAAAGGATTATGGTTTTAGGACAACGGCATTAAATTCGCTGAATGAGGCAGGGTTATGGTATAATTAAAAACCTGGATCCCCTCTTACAGATCTCATTTTACAGGGGTGTTGGTAAGGGTAATAATACTGACTTACCTGATAGCTTTGTTGTGAGAATGCCAAGTGCATGATCTGAATCTTTGCAAGAGCTGTGCAAATGTGTATTACTGTTGTATCACACGGGTTCAGAGGGAAAATAGCATATTTGAAGCATCACTAATATGATGCTGAGGGTACTGACTgcaacaggtgacaccctaaaaggggtgtgtgtgtgtgacaccactgtttcctatgcatctaccttttggcagaaacgggttgtgacattcacctgtgtctgtttaaaatgctgaagagatagtgtaAGTAgggtgaggctcaatgggaggaaaggggagaggcCTCAGATTTCctctaaaaaaatacattttaattttaattttttaaaaaaagtatttaataaaaaatctttttaaaatttaaatcaacACATCTTACCAAGtttaactttaaccacatgcAACTATGTATGTTTAAGttcatttaggctgtgtgtatgatattgtaatgtaaaggtatactgtatatactcatgtatataagtctagaaattttagt from Sceloporus undulatus isolate JIND9_A2432 ecotype Alabama chromosome 3, SceUnd_v1.1, whole genome shotgun sequence encodes the following:
- the NKX1-2 gene encoding NK1 transcription factor-related protein 2, whose amino-acid sequence is MPDCQESGGKGTPTTKISFSILDILDPQKFTKKKKSLPEGREEESPPSQTEKSLERVDPGRKSSSHPKKKTEASQDAKGNLGELGASLEASEPEALDGEARSRLAGPGSPLLDFPASSSSPSDPGEPFSPLPPLPSSSKRRRLEVSSCSKPRRARTAFTYEQLVALENKFRATRYLSVCERLNLALSLSLTETQVKIWFQNRRTKWKKQNPGLDGTGQPGSNTGNPPGGGGGGGRVCSPSPPGPIALASYQTFPSYAPSNLLFPAPAPLSLAAAPGGGPFPSFLSPTYLAPFYSPHL